Proteins from a single region of Primulina tabacum isolate GXHZ01 chromosome 5, ASM2559414v2, whole genome shotgun sequence:
- the LOC142547371 gene encoding cinnamoyl-CoA reductase 1-like, with amino-acid sequence MGENSRVCVTGAGGYIASWLIKLLLSKSYIVHGTVRDSGYDKNVQLKSLEYAAEKLKLFKADLLDYNSLLAAVDGCDGVFHVASPVPSGFVPNPEVELVEPAVKGTLNVLKACSEAKVRRVVFVSSAAAVVMNPNLPKDQLLDETCWSDAEYCKMTNNWYCYSKTVAEIEALEYAKKSGLEVISFCPCLVLGPILLHKVNASSLVLINLLKGGNEQVVNRFRKVVDVRDVAEALKFVYETSEAESRYICMAHTVSYQGMVEILREMYPNYEYPKSFKEEGEDTMKLTSERLQKLGWRYRPLKETLVDAVESYKQMSMLDS; translated from the exons ATGGGAGAAAATAGCAGAGTTTGCGTGACGGGGGCGGGAGGCTACATTGCTTCATGGCTGATCAAGCTGCTTCTTTCCAAATCTTACATCGTTCATGGCACTGTCAGAGATTCGG GGTATGACAAAAATGTTCAGCTGAAAAGCCTTGAGTATGCAGCTGAGAAGCTGAAGCTTTTTAAGGCAGATTTGCTGGATTATAACTCATTGCTTGCTGCAGTTGATGGATGTGATGGAGTATTCCATGTTGCCAGCCCAGTTCCTAGTGGCTTCGTTCCAAATCCAGAG GTAGAACTGGTTGAACCTGCAGTAAAAGGTACACTTAATGTCTTGAAGGCATGCTCTGAAGCTAAAGTCAGACGTGTTGTTTTTGTATCGTCAGCAGCTGCTGTTGTGATGAACCCCAACTTGCCCAAGGATCAATTGCTTGATGAGACATGTTGGTCAGATGCAGAATACTGCAAGATGACAAAC AACTGGTATTGTTATTCGAAAACAGTGGCAGAGATCGAGGCTCTGGAATATGCAAAGAAAAGTGGACTTGAGGTTATATCTTTTTGTCCCTGCCTTGTACTGGGACCGATCCTGTTGCATAAGGTAAACGCTAGCAGTCTTGttctcatcaaccttttgaaaG GAGGAAATGAACAAGTGGTTAACCGCTTCCGGAAGGTGGTGGATGTACGTGATGTAGCTGAAGCGTTAAAGTTTGTTTACGAAACATCTGAAGCTGAAAGTCgttatatatgcatggctcacacGGTTTCATATCAGGGTATGGTGGAAATTTTGAGGGAAATGTATCCTAACTATGAGTATCCCAAGAG CTTCAAAGAGGAGGGAGAGGACACGATGAAGCTCACTTCGGAGAGACTGCAGAAACTGGGTTGGAGGTACAGGCCGCTTAAAGAAACGCTCGTTGATGCGGTGGAGAGTTACAAACAGATGTCCATGCTTGATTCATGA